In Leucobacter denitrificans, the genomic window CAGGCGCGTGAGCACCTCATCAAACGCACCTATGAATCGCTCATTGGCGCGAAGCAGGCGATCGTTCACCTATATAACTCCACGAGCATTTTGCAGCGCGACGTTGTCTTTAATTCAGATCAAGAAGGCATTAAGCAAATCGCGCTTGAGGGCGCGCGCTTGTGCAAGGCGAGTGAGAGCATTTGTGAAGGCACCGAGATTTACTATGAGTACTCACCCGAGTCCTACACGGGCACGGAGCTCGAGTATGCGGTAGAGGTCTCCAACGCGGTGCTCGAAATTTTCGAGCCCACCCCGGAGCGTAAGGTCATCATCAACCTCCCGGCGACTGTCGAGATGGCAACACCGAACGTCTACGCTGACTCGATTGAATGGATGAGTCGGAATCTGAACCACCGCGAGAACGTCATCCTGTCGCTGCACCCGCACAATGACCGCGGAACCGCAGTCGCTGCTGCTGAGCTCGGCTACATGGCTGGCGCCGACCGTATTGAAGGCTGCCTGTTCGGCAACGGTGAGCGCACTGGCAACGTTGATCTTGTTGCGCTTGGCATCAACATGTTCACTCAGGGTATCGATCCACAGATCGACTTCTCGCGTCTTGACGAGGTACGTCGAACCGCCGAGTACTGTAACCAGCTTCGTGTGCCCGAGCGCAGCCCCTGGGCGGGAGACCTGGTCTACACTGCTTTCTCCGGTTCTCACCAAGATGCGATCAAGAAGGGCTTTGAGCGCATGAAGTCCGACGCAGATGCTGCCGGCGTATCGGTCGATGAGATCGAGTGGGCCGTGCCTTATCTCCCTGTGGATCCAAAGGATCTGGGGCGCTCGTACGAGGCAGTTATCCGGGTGAATTCGCAATCCGGTAAGGGTGGTGTCGCGTACCTGCTGAAGACCGATCACTCTCTCGATTTGCCGCGTCGACTGCAGATTGAGTTCAGCTCCGTAGTTCAGGGTCACACTGATTCTGAAGGCGGCGAGGTGTCGAGCGAGGAGATCTGGAGCATCTTCCAAGACGAATACTTGCCAACAACCGACGACTCAGGCGCCGAAAAGTGGGGTCGCTACGAGATCTTCCGCACGTCGACAGTCAGCGCAGGAGATGGTGTGACAGAGCTCACCGTGGATTTCCGCGATGGCGACGACGAGCGACAGACTGTAGCAACGGGGAATGGTCCCGTGGACGCCTTCCTCAATGCTCTAAATGATTCTGGCCACAATGTAACGCTTTTTGACTATGTCGAACACGCGATGAGCACTGGCGGAGACGCTGTGGCAGCAGCCTATGTCGACCTCGAGGTCGACGGGCAGCGCCTCTGGGGTGTCGGAATCGATCCCGATACAAGCCGTGCGACGCTCAAAGCAATCGTGTCATCGGTAAATAGGTCAGTGCGTAGCGGCGTGCGCGAAGACGCGACGGTATAAATTCGCACATTTGTTCGAATGGGCGGAGTGGCGCGGCGGTGAAATTTACCGCCGCGCCATAGTCTTTAGGTGTGATTGCTTCGATACGCGGTGAGGTCTTGTCCTCGGGTGCAGGTTGGGTCGTCATTGGCGTAGGCGGGTTCGGTGTTCGTGTCGAAGTCCCGAGCGGGAGAGTGTCTCAGGCGGTCACAGGGGAGTACGTCGAACTGCACACATCTCTGGTTGTGCGTGAAGATTCGCTCACGCTATTTGGCTTTGAATCTGAGCAGGAACTGACGGTATTTGGGCATCTCATTGCAGTATCCGGTGTGGGTCCCAGGAGTGCCTTAGGGGTGCTTTCTGAGTTGTCGCCGTCAGAAATTGTTCGCGCTGTGGCTTCAGAAGACGACAAGTCTTTCCGCAAAGTTTCCGGGATTGGCCCGAAAACGGCAAAGTTGCTTACCGTCTCACTTGCAGGCAAGCTGAGTGGTCTTGTGATTGAGCCTGCCGAAACAGAGACGGCCGCGGTGTCAGACAGCGACCAGGTAGTCAGTGCCGTTACCGCGGGGCTTCAGGGGCTTGGATGGTCGGAGAATGAAGCGCACCAGGCGGTACTCGACGCTCGTGATGCGGGGGCCGCGCTCGAAGATGCGGCGTTGCTTCGCGCGGCACTTACGCTCTTACAGCGGGGTAGGCGATGACCGGAGAGCTTTCAGCGCAAGTTGCTCCTGCTGAACTGGGGTACGAGGGGGCCCTGCGCCCTGCAACTCTTGCCGAATTTGTTGGGCAAGAGAAGGTGCGCGAGCAGATGGGATTGCTGCTCGGTGCCGCTCAGATTGAGGGGCGCACACCAGACCACATTCTGCTTGCCGGCCCTCCTGGCCTCGGCAAGACTACGCTGTCCATGATCGTTGCGGCGGAACTCGGTGTACCGATTCAGCAGACTTCGGGTCCGGCGATCCAGCACGCCGGCGATCTTGCCGCAGTGCTCTCCTCGCTTGTGCCCGGCGAGGTGCTATTCATTGATGAGATACACCGGATGGCGCGAAGTGCCGAGGAGATGTTGTATCTCGCAATGGAAGACTTCAAGGTCGACATCATGGTGGGAAAGGGAGCAGGTGCTACGTCAGTTCCGCTCGAGCTTTCACCCTTCACGCTTGTTGGCGCCACAACGCGAGCTGGTCTCCTTCCAAACCCGCTGCGAGATCGTTTCGGGTTCACGGCGCACCTTGAGTATTACGCAAATGCTGAGCTCGAGGGGGTCTTGAGACGTGCCGCTGGCCTCCTCGACTTTCCACTCGAACAGGCTGGGATCGCAGAGATAGCCGGGCGATCGCGTGGCACTCCCAGAATTGCGAACAGATTACTTCGACGTGTTCGTGATTACACCCTTGTGCACAACACCGCACCAGATGCTGAGTCAGTTAATGCTGCTCTTTCGCTTTATGACGTAGACGAGCACGGTCTCGATCGTTTGGATCGCGAGGTGCTTCGCATCATTGTTGATCGGTTTGCAGGTGGTCCAGTCGGGCTTTCAACGCTTGCCGCATCGGTAGGTGAGGAGGCCGAAACAATCGAGGCAGTTGTTGAACCGTTTCTCATGCGCGCGGGCCTGATTGCAAGGTCACCGAGAGGCCGGATCGCAACATCACTTGGGTGGTCCCACCTGGGTCGTACTCCACCTCCCATGTAGTGTGTAGTTCTCGCAGGAAACCCCGCTAGACTTGTGCGGTCCGTGCGTGCACTGATGCGCGCCCTACTCTCCTTGAAAGGATCAAGAACCTATGGATCCGATGACACTCATAATGCTCGGCCTCATCGCCCTGCTGATTTTCTTCATGTTCCGCAACGGACGTAAGCGCCGTGCTCAGATGGAGGAGATGCAGAACAACATGTTGCCGGGCGCTGAGGTCATGCTTCAGTCGGGTATCTTCGCAACGATTGAGTCGATTGACGAAGAAGCAAACCGGGTCACCGTCTCAAGCGGATCGAGCACGCTCGTTGTTCACCGCAACGCGATTGGGCAGGTTGTTACTCCTGTAGACGCATCAGTTGAGGACACTGAGCAGTCAGCAGCACTCGCGCCAGATGATGATCCAGAATTCGGTGAGCGCATGAATGTCGCTGATCCCACTATTGAAGATGTTGTCACTGACGGGGGAATAGAGGTTAATGATGCTTCTGACGACACTCCTTCAAATCCACAGGGGAATTCCGACGACAAGAACTCCGACAAGGAGTAGTGCTGAGTAACAGTTCAAACTGTTGCTGACTTTGAGAAAGCGAGACTGCTGTCTTGGCCAAAAAAACCGCATCACCGGCGGTACGTAGCGCACGACGATCGCTCGTAATACTGCTGGTATTTACCGTTGGGCTCATGGGACTCATCACGCTTGGTGTGTTCCGAAGCGACGCGACTTGGACCCCGAAACTAGCGCTTGACCTGCAGGGTGGCACCCAGATTCTGCTAGCCGCCAACCAGCACGACGGCAAAGCGGTCACAGGCGAACAGCTAGACCAGGCAGTCTCGATTCTCCGACAGCGTGTGAATGCCTCTGGCGTTTCCGAAGCAGAGATCACCACGCAAGGCAGCAACCACATCTCCGTGGCAATTCCCGGCAAAGTAGATGATGCGACGCTTCAGCGAATTGAGGCATCTGCAGCACTCGATTTCCGTGGCGTATTTGCGGAGACGATTTCAGGCAATTCAGGCGCAGGTGCTGAGGCTGATGCAGAAGCAGATGCCAGCGCTGAGGCTGATGCCTCCAGTGAATCTGACGCAACGGGGTCAGAGTCTGCTGATGGTGAACCACCAGTCACGGGCGATGAGGGTGACGAGGCGGCACCTGAGGATGAAGCTGCGGCGGATCAAACAGACAACGGAGGTCTCTATCCTGATCCAATTCCTACGGATCCCGCTGATCCGGCATGGCTCACTGACGCACTTCTCGCTGAGTACGAGTCTTTCACCTGCGATTCTGACGCCGCGCTTGATGTTACGAATGCTGCGGCAGATCGCCCCCTGATTACCTGTGATGACCTTGGGCTTTACAAGTACATTTTGGGTCCAGTTGAGCTCACCGGTGATGTAATCACGGACGCGGTTGCTCAGCAGCGACAGATTTCTACGGGTGGCACCACGGGTGAATGGGAAGTCGCCATCACCATGAACAAAGAAGGCGCGACAGCATTCGGCAAGGTGAGCAACCGTCTTTACGGTCAGCAGCAACCGTTGAACCAGTTTGCATTCGTGCTTGATGGCAAAGTCCTCTCGGCGCCAACCATGAACGCGCAGATTCTTGACGGTAGGCCAGCGATTTCTGGCAACTTCACGAAGGAATCTTCGCAGGTGCTCGCGGATCAACTGAAGTTTGGCGCACTGCCGATTGGCTTTACCGTGCAGAGCCAGGAAGATATTTCTGCCACCCTCGGTAGCAACCAGCTCTCTGCAGGCCTTCTTGCAGGACTCCTCGGTCTTGCACTCGTCGTCATATATTCCCTTTTCCAGTACCGCCTACTCGGAACATTGACGATCGCGTCACTCGCGATTGCGGCGCTACTTACCTATCTACTGCTCACCTACTTCTCCTGGCGACAGGGGTACAGGCTGTCTCTTGCTGGCGTCGCGGGTATTATCGTCGCGATTGGCTTCACTGCTGACTCCTTTATCGTCTACTTCGAGCGCATCCGTGATGCTCTCCGTGATGGTTTTGGTATTGAAAGTGCTGTCGAGAATGGCTGGAAGCGAGCGATTCGAACCGTGCTTGCGTCAGATGGTGTGAACTTTCTGGCGGCGGCAGTGCTATTTGTTCTTGCGGTCGGTAACGTCAAGGGTTTTGCGTTCACACTTGGCCTCACAACAATCGTTGACGTCATCGTTGTTGCATTCTTCACGCACCCGATGATGGCACTGCTCGCTCGCACGAAGTTCTACAGCGGTGGCCACAAGTTCTCAGGTCTTGATCCACGCCAACTCGGCGCGGTTTACAGAGGTCGTGCGCAGTTCGCCGAACCAATTGCTTCGACGAAGCGCGCATCGAAGAAGGTCGCGCGCAGTCGAAACGAAGCTGAGCGCAGGCAGACTATCGCGGAGCGCAAAGCAGCCGAAGCGCTGAGCGCAGGAAAGGAGAACTAGCATGGCTCGTTCATTCTCCGAATTCGGCAATGCGCTCTACACCGGTGAGAAGTCCATCGGCTTCGTTGGCCGTCGTAAGCTTTGGTACACCATCTCGGTTGTGATCATTCTCATCGCAATTGTTGGCCCCTTCCTTCGGGGCGGCTTCCAGTTTGGTATTGAATTTACTGGGGGCAGCCAGTTCCAAGTTCACGTGGCGAGCGATACCGAGCGCGACCCCGATCTTGCTGAACAGGCTGTCGCGACCGTGCTGCCGAATAGTGTTCCGCGAGTTTCGGTTCTCGGTCAGAACGAAGTGCGAGTACAAACTGAGGCTCTTGACGATGCACAGAACCGCGCGGTCACGGACGCACTCGCTGCTGCCTACGGAGTTGATCCGGCGGAGGTAACGTACTCCTTCATCGGGCCGGCCTGGGGGCAAGACATTACTCGACAGGCTTTTGTTGCCCTGATCGTTTTCATACTGCTCTCGGCGCTCGTAATGGCACTGTACTTCAGGACATGGAAGATGTCTGTGGCGGCGCTTATCGCCTTGTTCCACGACCTGATTATTACTGCGGGAATTTACGGCATTGCAGGGTTCGAAGTGACCCCAGCTGCAATGATTGGGTTCCTTACGATTCTGGGTTACTCGCTGTATGACACCGTGGTGGTGTTCGACAAGATTCGTGAAAATACCATGCCGAGCGAGATGAGCGATCGTCGCACGTTTGCTGAAGCGGTGAACCTGGCGGTGAACCAGACACTTGTGCGTTCGATTAACACCTCTGTTGTCGCACTACTGCCAGTTGCCTCGATTCTGTTCGTAGGTGCAGGGCTCCTGGGCGCGGGAACGCTCCGTGATATTTCTTTGGCGCTCTTCATCGGTATTCTCGCCGGCGCGTATTCGACGATCTTCGTTGCTGCTCCGGCGTATGCTCATCTCCGCGAAGGAGAGAAGACGCTTGTCGAGCACGACAAGAAGGTTTTGCGGCTTCGCGGGAAGGACTCAGACGAAGTGGGCCTCGTTACTGCTTCGACTGAAGAGAAGTAGCGCAGAGGTCATTTCGAGGAATGTGCGGTCTCTGGTGTAGCGTTCTATCAACCAAGGAGGCGGCTCGTGGCGAATTCTGATACGACACACGCGACAACTTCGTCGCTGCGCCGCTTGGTGCCGCGCATTTTCTCGCGCGGTGTCACTCACGGCGCAGTCGACGAGGTAATTCGCACAGTGCGAGGCAACCACCCCCGTGCTGATCTGTCGATAATTCAGCGAGCATACGAGACTGCGGAACGCGCGCACAGAGGCCAAAAGCGCAAGTCGGGTGAACCCTACATCACCCATCCCGTTGCGGTCTCCCAAATCCTTGCAGATCTTGGGCTAGCACCAGTGGCTATAGCGGCCTCGCTGCTCCATGACACGGTGGAAGACACTGACTACTCGCTTGACGAGCTCACAAAAGAGTTCGGCGAAGAAGTGGCTATGCTTGTTGACGGGGTTACCAAGCTCGACAAGGTGAAGTACGGAGACTCCGCCCAAGCGGAGACCGTGCGAAAGATGGTCGTTGCAATGTCGAAAGACATTCGAGTGCTGGTGATCAAACTCGCAGACCGCTTGCATAACGCGAGGACTTGGGGCTTTGTCTCTGGTGAGTCGGCAAAACGCAAAGCACAGGAAACGCTCGAGATCTATGCTCCTCTCGCACACCGCCTCGGAATTCAGTCGATAAAGACTGAGCTCGAGGATTTGTCCTTCGCTGTTATGAAGCCGAAGCTTTACGCAGAAATTGACAATCTCGTTAAGCAGCGAAATCCGCAACGCGACGAACTCGTCGGGCGCGTAATAGGCGCGATTGAGGGCGACCTTCGAGAGGCGCGAATCAAGGGTGAGGTAACGGGCCGCCCGAAGGAGCTCTATTCGATCTATCAAAAGATGATCGTTCGCGGACGCGACTTTGACGAGATTTATGACCTTGTTGGCATCAGGGTGCTTACCCACTCGATTCGTGACTGCTACGCGGTTCTGGGGGCCGTGCACGCACGATGGACTCCGATCCCCGGGCGCTTCAAAGACTACATAGCCACACCAAAATTCAATCTCTATCAGTCGCTGCACACCACAGTCATCGGACCTGATGGTAGGGCGGTAGAGATTCAGATCCGCACTGTTGAGATGCATCAACGCGCAGAGTACGGTGTTGCCGCGCACTGGAAGTACAAGCAACGCCAGCAGGGGAACGAAGCTCAGACTTCTTCGAACGACATGGCCTGGTTGGCTCACATCTCAGATTGGCAGGCCGAGACTGAGGACCCGAGTGAGTTCCTTGACGCGCTTCGGTTTGAGATTGGTGCAAAAGAGGTTTACGTCTTTACGCCGAAGGGTCGGGTAATTGGGCTGCCGGCTGGCGGAACAACGGTTGACTTTGCCTATGCCGTGCACACCGAGGTGGGTCACCGCACAATGGGTGCGCGCGTGAACGGGCGGCTAGTGCCGCTCGAGACCGCGCTGCAGAACGGCGATGTCGTTGAGGTCTTTACTTCGAAGGATCAGAATGCCGGACCGAACAAGGCCTGGCTCAATTTTGTGAAGAGCAAGCGTGCTCAAAATAAGATCCGGCAGTGGTTTACCAAGGAGCGACGCGAAGAAGCCGCTGAGACCGGTAAACAGGAGCTCATGAAGACGCTCCGGAAGCAGAACTTGCCGATGCATCGGGTATTGAGTTCAGAGGCTTTGCAACAGGTCGCTCAGCAATTAAATCTCACCGATGTTGCGGCGCTGTATGCCGCGATCGGTGAGGGCAATACCTCGGCGCAATCAGTCGTTGAGAAAGTCTCTGCGCTTGTCATTGATGAACAGGTTTCGACAGAGTCGGCACCGCTGGCATTGCCACTGCATGAAACTCCTCGAGCACGTAGCTCGAATGTTTCATCGAGTGGTGTCATAGTCAAAGGGGCGAGCGATGTTCTTGCGAAGCTTGCGAAGTGTTGTACGCCGGTTCCGGGCGATGAAATTCGTGGATTTGTCACAAAGGGCCAGGGCGTTTCCGTGCATAGAAGCGACTGCAAAAATTTCAAGAGCTTGCAGTCGCAACAGGATCGGATAGTTGACGTAGAATGGGCACCGAACTCAAAGAGTGTGTTCCTCGTGCAGATCCAGGTCGAGGCACTTGATCGGTCAGCATTGCTCTCAGACGTCACTCGCACGCTCTCGGAACACCATGTCAATATACTTTCTGCGTCGGTGAATACCTCGAGCTCCCGATTGGCAATTAGCCGTTTTCTCTTTGAGATGGCAAACGCAACCCACCTTGACCATGTGCTGAGTGCGGTCCGCCGTATCGAGGGTGTGTATGACGTCTACCGCATCACTAATTGACGCCCAAAGCATTCGTCCAGTCGGTGCCAGACTCGAGCTCGATCCGGGCTGTTTGACTGAGAAGCCCGCTCCAAGGCGGCTTCGTGGGGATTGGGTACGGTTCTCAGCAACAGTCGACAAGCGACCTTTCTCTCGAACGAAAATGGCTGGGGGCTCCGCAGTAGGTCGTACGCCGTGCGAAGTGGCGTAGTGACCGCGTAGTCGCCAAAGAGCGAGAAATCCCCTGCCTCAAATGCATACTCGCGGTACTGCAGATTTCTAATTCCTGGAAGTGCAGGGGTGCGCCCACGCCGTGTTGAGATTTCAATAGGCGATCCTGGGAGTCTGATTGCCCCCCAAATCCACGCAGCTGTCTCATTGATTGCAACATACCGATCACCAAGATAGTCAGCAATTGCAACGCATCGGACTGCAGGGGACTCTGGCCACCCCACCGGTCTGTATCCCGGACCACACCGCACCAAAGTGCCGTGAAGTATCGATGCAGATTTCACGGCCTCTGGCCAGTGATCTGTGCGAGGTGGAAGTTTCGGAGTCATGCACTAAGCCTCAGCGAATTGAATGATTATTTCCAGTTCGCTGAGGCTTAGTGTGGATAACTAGTCTCCGAGTGCCGCGAGCCACGACTTCTGCGTCGCAAGCTTCTCTTCGGCTGCGGTGCGAGCCTTTGAATCCTTTGCGGCCTCGATCTCTGACTCGAGTTCAGCGATGGAGGCCTCGAGCTGACCACGAAGACCTTCGCTTCGCGCCTTGGTCTCAGGATTCGACTTGCGCCAGTGCTCATCTTCGAGGGACTTCACGTGGTCTTCAACGCGTCGGAGCTTGCCCTCGATGTCTCGAAGAGCCTCTCGTGGGACCCGTCCGACCTCGTCCCACCGCAACTGTATTGCAGTCAGCTGCTTTCGTGCGGCGCTTGGGTCAGTGAGCTCGAGTATCGGTTGTGCATCATCAATGATCGCCTGCTTCGCGACCAGGTTGGCGGCGTACTCTTCGTTCGTTTGTGCGGTTTCAGCAGCCTTCGCCTGGTAGAGCACGTCACCAGCGGCTTTGAAGCGGGCCCACAATTGATCGTCGAGTTTGCGACTTGCTCGCCCCGCTTGCTTCCACTCGTCGAGCAGATTCCGATAGGCAGGTATTCCATCCACACCCTTGTTAGCGAGTGCTTCAGCAGATGCAATGATCTTCTCTTTGCGTGACTTTACATCTTTGTTGTTCGCGTCCATTTGTGAAAAATGAGAGCGTCGAGCTGTGTCAAAGGACTGGCGAGCAGCGCGGAATCGTTTCCACAATGCGTCAGCCTGCGATTTGGGGAGGTGCGGGCCACTGCGCTGAGCTGCTTGCCAGTCGGTAAACAGTTGCTCAAACGCAGTGCTTGTCTCTTTCCACCGTACAGATTGCTCTGGTTGACCGGCGAGCCTCTCAGCCTCAGCGACAATCGATTCGCGCTTCGCTACCGCTTCTTCGCGAGCGGCATCGCGCTCTTGCTGTTGCTTCTCACCGAAAGCTGCAGCCTTCTCGGTGAGCTTGGTAACACGACTTCTTAGCGAATCGATGTCACCAACTGCTGCGGGTTCGACGAGCTGCTCCTGCAGCTTTGCTACGGTGCTGGCGACCGACGCGTCGGCGGTTCCGCGATTGATTCGGGCTTCGAGCAGCGTGATCTGACCTTCCAAGTCAGAGAACTTGCGCTCGAAGTAGGCGAGAGCCTCTTCTGGCGTCCCATCTGGAAACGATCCAACCGCACGTTCACTGTCGCCCTCTCGGACGTACACCGTACGATCTTCATCGACCCTGCCCCAGGGCGTCTCATTTGTCGCTTCACTCACCGTGCTGCTCACCTGTCGTGTTGGATCGGCTCATTCCGACCGTGGCTGTTAGACCCCTCCACTATGCCATAGGGAACGGTGCTGAACGTGAAAGTCAGTGCGCCTCGCTAACATGAGTGTGTGTCTGAGATCCCAAGTCCAACTGCGCCTCTAGCGGTGCGTATGCGGCCGAGGTCGTTAGACGAGGTAGTGGGGCAGCAGCACCTGCTGCAGCCTGGCTCCCCGCTTAGAGTGATTGCCGACGGGGGAGAAGGATCCGCAGTATCAGTTATTCTCTGGGGCCCACCGGGTACCGGCAAGACAACTATCGCCCAAGCAATTGCTCACTCGAGCGGTCGCAGATTTGTTGAACTCTCAGCGGTCACCGCGGGGATCAAAGATGTGCGCACGGTAATGGAGCGGGCGCTGAACGATCGTGATCTTTACGATATAGCGACCGTATTATTTCTTGACGAGATCCACCGCTTTACCAAAGCACAGCAAGACGCACTGTTGCCTGGCGTAGAGAACGGCTGGGTCACTCTCATCGCTGCAACGACTGAGAACCCGTCGTTCTCGGTCATCAGTCCACTGCTTTCGCGTTCACTGCTGTTGACACTTCACCCGCTGAGTGCTGAAGACTTGGCGCAACTCATCGTTCGCGCCACGTCCGATGCGCGTGGGCTTGCCGGTGGAGTAGAAGTCGATGACGAGGCTCTCGACGCACTGGTACAGCTTTCTTCCGGTGACGCTCGTAGAGCGCTCACAGGTCTTGAGGCTGCGGCATCATCAGCGGTTTCAAGTGCTCCTGAAGCTGCAACCGAAAAACCGCGTATTACTGCTGAACTTGTTTCCGTGGCTGTGAACCGCGCACTTCTTCGCTACGATCGCGACGGCGATCAGCACTATGACGTTGTAAGCGCGTTTATCAAGTCGATGCGGGGCTCTGATCCAGACGCCGCAATGCACTATCTTGCGCGAATGATTGAGGCTGGCGAAGACCCAAGATTTATCGCCCGAAGGCTTATGGTCCATGCGGCCGAAGACGTAGGTCTTGCGGATCCGCAAGCGCTAGTACTAGCTGTTGCTGCGGCTCAGGCGACACAACTTATTGGCCTGCCTGAAGCTCGTATTCCACTGGCCGAAGCCACGCTCTACATAGCGACTGCTCCTAAATCGAATGCTGCGATTACCGCAATCGATGCGGCTATCGCAGATGTCAAAGCGGGTAGATTCGGGCTTGTGCCGAAACACCTTCGCGACGCTCACTACGCTGGCGCCAAGAAGCTGGGGCACGGCAAGGGGTATCGTTATCCTCACAGCGACCCGAGAGGTGTCGTGGGGCAGCAGTATCTTCCTGATGAGCTTGCTGGAGTGCGATACTACGAGCCAACACGCCACGGAAATGAGCGTGAGGTCTCAGATCGGCTGGAGAAGATCCGGCGTATCACGAACAGTGAGTAGTAATCTGCTAAACTAGCCGATGGCCACATGGATCTCGATGCTGGCTGCACACGAGATCTTCATGGCAGGCGCCCATTAGCCGGGTTACTGCAACGGTCGTTCCCTCACCGAAGACGGTTTGTTGCGTCGCGTGCATGCACGAGCGGTAGCTCGAAACATGCGGGCGCAACGTGGCCGAGAGAACATTTTTATTGCAAACCCGAAAGGAAACCTGTGTCGACTACGTCACGCACCCGTTCCAAGACGCGTCTGTCGCGCTCACTTGGCATTGCCCTCACCCCGAAGGCAGCTCGTTACCTTGAGAAGCGCCCATATGGCCCAGGCCAGCACGGTCGCACCAAGCGTAAGAGCGACAGCGACTACGCAGTTCGTCTGCGCGAGAAGCAGCGCCTACGCGCTCAGTACGGCATTCGCGAGAAGCAGCTCGTTATTGCATTCAACGAGGCTCGTCGCCACGATGGCCTGACGGGTGAGAACCTCGTCGAGCTTCTTGAGATGCGCCTCGACGCACTCGTGCTCCGTGCAGGGTTCGCTCGCACGACCGCTCAGGCTCGACAGATGGTTGTGCACCGCCACATTCTTGTCGACGGCAAGCTCGTCGACCGTCCTTCATTCCGCGTGAAGCCAGGTCAGCTCATCCACGTGAAGCCTCGCTCAGAAGCAATGGAGCCTTTCCAGGTTGCTGCTGCGGGTGGACACGCAGAGGTTCTTCCTCCGGTTCCGGGTTACCTCGAAGTTGAGCTTGACAAGCTCCAGGCGCGCCTCGTGCGTCGCCCGAAGCGCGCAGAGGTTCCTGTGACCTGTGAAGTGCAGCTTGTTGTCGAGTTCTACTCGGGCCGCTAAGCGGACAGGCTTTGAAGGCGCTGGGATCCACCTGGATTCCAGCGCCTTCAAGCTTTTCAGGCATTGACGACCGGATAAGCTTGACGGGTATTCTTTCGCGGTACCAATTGGGTGCTGCATCGCGATCGCAGAAGGGCAGAATTACATGCGAAAGTTTGTGTTGCTTGTATTCGGCGCAGCCATTGGATTTGTGGCAGCTCATTTCGTGAATCAAAGCCCGAGCGGGCGTCAGTTTTTTGAACGCGTGAACCGCGGTACTGAGGAGCTCTCACAGGCATTCGCGCAGGGATATCGCGCAGCGGAGCAAGATCAGTTTGAGCAGAAGCTCAATGATCTTGGCCCGAAGAACTAAACAACTGAGTCAATTTTCCTAGTTGAAGGAACGAATAACCACACATGCAGACCGCTGAGATTCAACGCCGTTGGCTGAACTTCTTTGAGCAGCGAGGTCATACTGTTGTCCCGTCGGCTTCCCTGGTCAGTGATGATCCGAGCTTGATGTTCACGGTCGCAGGCATGGTGCCATTCGTTCCGTACCTGTCCGGTCTCGTTCCCGCGCCGTACCCGCGTGCCACTAGTGTTCAGAAGTGCATTCGCACGAACGACATCGAGGAAGTAGGCAAAACCCCTCGCCACGGCACGTTCTTCCAAATGTGCGGCAACTTCTCGTTTGGAGACTACTTCAAGGAAGGCGCGATCCGCTTTGCTTGGGAGCTGCTCACCACGAGTGAAGAAGACGGTGGGCTCGGG contains:
- the rpsD gene encoding 30S ribosomal protein S4 produces the protein MSTTSRTRSKTRLSRSLGIALTPKAARYLEKRPYGPGQHGRTKRKSDSDYAVRLREKQRLRAQYGIREKQLVIAFNEARRHDGLTGENLVELLEMRLDALVLRAGFARTTAQARQMVVHRHILVDGKLVDRPSFRVKPGQLIHVKPRSEAMEPFQVAAAGGHAEVLPPVPGYLEVELDKLQARLVRRPKRAEVPVTCEVQLVVEFYSGR
- a CDS encoding replication-associated recombination protein A: MPSPTAPLAVRMRPRSLDEVVGQQHLLQPGSPLRVIADGGEGSAVSVILWGPPGTGKTTIAQAIAHSSGRRFVELSAVTAGIKDVRTVMERALNDRDLYDIATVLFLDEIHRFTKAQQDALLPGVENGWVTLIAATTENPSFSVISPLLSRSLLLTLHPLSAEDLAQLIVRATSDARGLAGGVEVDDEALDALVQLSSGDARRALTGLEAAASSAVSSAPEAATEKPRITAELVSVAVNRALLRYDRDGDQHYDVVSAFIKSMRGSDPDAAMHYLARMIEAGEDPRFIARRLMVHAAEDVGLADPQALVLAVAAAQATQLIGLPEARIPLAEATLYIATAPKSNAAITAIDAAIADVKAGRFGLVPKHLRDAHYAGAKKLGHGKGYRYPHSDPRGVVGQQYLPDELAGVRYYEPTRHGNEREVSDRLEKIRRITNSE
- a CDS encoding DUF349 domain-containing protein, which encodes MSEATNETPWGRVDEDRTVYVREGDSERAVGSFPDGTPEEALAYFERKFSDLEGQITLLEARINRGTADASVASTVAKLQEQLVEPAAVGDIDSLRSRVTKLTEKAAAFGEKQQQERDAAREEAVAKRESIVAEAERLAGQPEQSVRWKETSTAFEQLFTDWQAAQRSGPHLPKSQADALWKRFRAARQSFDTARRSHFSQMDANNKDVKSRKEKIIASAEALANKGVDGIPAYRNLLDEWKQAGRASRKLDDQLWARFKAAGDVLYQAKAAETAQTNEEYAANLVAKQAIIDDAQPILELTDPSAARKQLTAIQLRWDEVGRVPREALRDIEGKLRRVEDHVKSLEDEHWRKSNPETKARSEGLRGQLEASIAELESEIEAAKDSKARTAAEEKLATQKSWLAALGD
- a CDS encoding RelA/SpoT family protein, whose product is MANSDTTHATTSSLRRLVPRIFSRGVTHGAVDEVIRTVRGNHPRADLSIIQRAYETAERAHRGQKRKSGEPYITHPVAVSQILADLGLAPVAIAASLLHDTVEDTDYSLDELTKEFGEEVAMLVDGVTKLDKVKYGDSAQAETVRKMVVAMSKDIRVLVIKLADRLHNARTWGFVSGESAKRKAQETLEIYAPLAHRLGIQSIKTELEDLSFAVMKPKLYAEIDNLVKQRNPQRDELVGRVIGAIEGDLREARIKGEVTGRPKELYSIYQKMIVRGRDFDEIYDLVGIRVLTHSIRDCYAVLGAVHARWTPIPGRFKDYIATPKFNLYQSLHTTVIGPDGRAVEIQIRTVEMHQRAEYGVAAHWKYKQRQQGNEAQTSSNDMAWLAHISDWQAETEDPSEFLDALRFEIGAKEVYVFTPKGRVIGLPAGGTTVDFAYAVHTEVGHRTMGARVNGRLVPLETALQNGDVVEVFTSKDQNAGPNKAWLNFVKSKRAQNKIRQWFTKERREEAAETGKQELMKTLRKQNLPMHRVLSSEALQQVAQQLNLTDVAALYAAIGEGNTSAQSVVEKVSALVIDEQVSTESAPLALPLHETPRARSSNVSSSGVIVKGASDVLAKLAKCCTPVPGDEIRGFVTKGQGVSVHRSDCKNFKSLQSQQDRIVDVEWAPNSKSVFLVQIQVEALDRSALLSDVTRTLSEHHVNILSASVNTSSSRLAISRFLFEMANATHLDHVLSAVRRIEGVYDVYRITN
- the secF gene encoding protein translocase subunit SecF, whose product is MARSFSEFGNALYTGEKSIGFVGRRKLWYTISVVIILIAIVGPFLRGGFQFGIEFTGGSQFQVHVASDTERDPDLAEQAVATVLPNSVPRVSVLGQNEVRVQTEALDDAQNRAVTDALAAAYGVDPAEVTYSFIGPAWGQDITRQAFVALIVFILLSALVMALYFRTWKMSVAALIALFHDLIITAGIYGIAGFEVTPAAMIGFLTILGYSLYDTVVVFDKIRENTMPSEMSDRRTFAEAVNLAVNQTLVRSINTSVVALLPVASILFVGAGLLGAGTLRDISLALFIGILAGAYSTIFVAAPAYAHLREGEKTLVEHDKKVLRLRGKDSDEVGLVTASTEEK